The following proteins come from a genomic window of Novosphingobium sp. P6W:
- a CDS encoding glycosyl hydrolase family 65 protein, whose product MRGKMRKFLAVAAFLATAASPPIPASEAGAAAAKPAALDITAIAKARYGNDAAWYESRIPFFESADTKIDAVYYYRWGLFRAHQRDLGAQGYVTTEFADDVDWQREPYASLNDASGFHIAEGRWLNDRRFAADYVDFMYEGGNDRHFTDHMADSVWGRYLVDGDRDALLAHMKTMRHIYRLWDEKFDFTKGLYFVEPLLDATEYTVSSIDASGGKDGFRGGDAFRPSVNSYMFANARALSRMAEMSGDTAMAKDYAARADALRTRVLADLWNPALGHFTDRHQTTNEHVKYWDPVRNRELVGYLPWMFDLVPDEAKYSKAWNHLLDPQSLAGKAGMRTVEKNYEYYMRQYRYLGDARECQWNGPIWPYQTTQVLTGMANLLDHYDERGPVTRSDWMRELRLYTQMHYQGRGADERLDLEEDYDPETGKPIVGLDRSHHYFHSGYNDLILSGLVGIRPRADDVLEVNPLLPGAGDPQALAWFRAERVPYHGHEVSVTWDVDGAHYGRGKGLAIEVDGREVARRADLGRLEVAVTRKANAPIAREENLAVQLVRSGFPKPSASSGTDAEKLHDAVDGRAWFYPELPNGWDSAVSPKPQWYALDFGKTVTLGRAELAFFADGKQFAAPRSVTVEAWRDGRWNKLGSPAAVLANGITQVRWPALGTDRIRVTMTPQPGRAIRLAELKAFAR is encoded by the coding sequence ATGCGCGGAAAAATGCGGAAATTTCTTGCCGTCGCGGCGTTTCTTGCAACGGCGGCCAGTCCGCCCATTCCCGCGTCCGAAGCAGGCGCCGCAGCGGCAAAGCCCGCCGCGCTGGATATTACCGCCATCGCCAAGGCGCGATACGGCAACGATGCTGCCTGGTATGAAAGCCGCATCCCCTTCTTCGAATCCGCAGATACGAAGATCGATGCCGTCTATTATTACCGCTGGGGTCTGTTCCGCGCCCACCAGCGCGACCTTGGCGCGCAGGGTTACGTGACCACCGAATTCGCTGACGATGTCGACTGGCAGCGCGAACCTTACGCCAGCCTCAACGATGCCAGCGGTTTCCACATCGCCGAAGGACGCTGGCTGAACGACCGGCGCTTCGCCGCCGATTACGTCGATTTCATGTACGAAGGCGGTAACGACCGCCACTTCACCGATCACATGGCGGACTCGGTCTGGGGCCGATACCTTGTCGACGGCGACCGCGATGCGCTGCTCGCGCATATGAAGACGATGCGCCACATCTACCGCCTTTGGGACGAGAAGTTCGACTTCACCAAGGGCCTCTACTTCGTAGAGCCGCTGCTGGACGCGACCGAATATACCGTCTCCTCGATCGACGCATCGGGCGGCAAGGACGGCTTTCGGGGCGGGGATGCATTTCGGCCCTCGGTCAACAGCTACATGTTCGCCAATGCCCGCGCCCTCTCGCGCATGGCGGAAATGTCCGGCGACACGGCGATGGCGAAGGACTACGCCGCCCGTGCCGACGCGCTGCGCACCCGCGTTCTGGCGGACTTGTGGAACCCGGCGCTGGGCCACTTCACCGACCGCCACCAGACCACAAACGAACACGTCAAATACTGGGACCCGGTCCGCAACCGGGAACTGGTCGGCTACCTGCCGTGGATGTTCGACCTTGTCCCGGATGAGGCGAAGTATTCCAAGGCGTGGAACCACCTGCTCGATCCGCAGTCGCTTGCCGGCAAGGCCGGGATGCGCACGGTGGAGAAGAATTACGAATACTACATGCGCCAGTACCGGTATCTGGGCGATGCGCGCGAATGCCAGTGGAACGGCCCGATCTGGCCTTACCAGACCACGCAGGTGCTGACCGGCATGGCCAACCTGCTAGACCACTACGACGAGCGCGGCCCCGTTACCCGCAGCGACTGGATGCGTGAGCTGCGCCTTTACACCCAGATGCATTATCAGGGCAGAGGAGCGGATGAGCGGCTCGACCTGGAGGAGGATTACGATCCTGAGACCGGCAAGCCGATCGTCGGACTGGACCGCAGCCATCACTATTTTCACTCGGGCTACAACGACCTGATCCTGTCCGGCCTCGTCGGCATCCGCCCCCGCGCGGACGATGTGCTGGAAGTGAATCCGCTGCTCCCCGGCGCTGGTGATCCGCAGGCACTGGCTTGGTTCCGGGCCGAGCGCGTGCCCTATCACGGCCACGAAGTCTCTGTGACGTGGGATGTGGACGGCGCGCATTATGGCCGGGGGAAGGGGCTCGCTATCGAGGTGGACGGCCGTGAAGTCGCCCGCCGCGCCGATCTCGGGCGCCTCGAAGTAGCGGTCACGCGCAAGGCCAATGCGCCCATCGCGCGCGAGGAGAACCTTGCGGTACAACTGGTGCGCAGCGGGTTTCCCAAACCCAGCGCCTCGTCCGGCACTGACGCGGAGAAACTGCATGATGCCGTCGACGGCCGCGCGTGGTTCTACCCTGAACTGCCCAATGGCTGGGACTCGGCCGTTTCGCCCAAGCCGCAGTGGTATGCGCTCGACTTCGGCAAGACGGTCACGCTGGGCCGCGCCGAACTGGCCTTTTTCGCGGACGGCAAGCAGTTCGCGGCGCCGCGCAGTGTTACGGTGGAGGCATGGCGAGATGGACGCTGGAACAAGCTCGGTTCGCCGGCGGCGGTGCTC
- a CDS encoding TonB-dependent receptor, which yields MALKPFAFCTASVFALALSGIAHAQEAAPQDAVGDGSASAEDIIVTGVRASIVGAINARKNNVQIVDSIVAEDVGKLPDNNVVEALQRVTGIQVTDRAGGEAATITIRGLTDPLTTLNGRNIFTAAGTSFALQDISANLVKKIDVYKTRSADQIETGLAGQIDVQTRRPLDFDGFTISGLVRGVYSELADKANPNGALLVSDRWETGIGDIGFLVNASYTKAQFRNQNLQAGAMVPFATATPPAGSGLTPLQRIFPGDRNQNWTPGLDAGLPIAPGSTLNINGVDTPYYLSRDAVIASDLYGERKRRAVNAALQWAPNDRSVYTAEVFYTGFRGKTFNSLNFSFVDWWGNLGDNPGSTFELYDGTNIIKSRQVGAVAGFNSGDTATNKTDSYVYAFNAKWDVGDRGKITADVAYQDSKNETSFFAIRTDRDPLDINVDFNAGGGLPSYSFGNQGVLTDASAWTVGNLFDSGTKNTGSALTVMLDGEHEWDEGFLRRIKAGFRYDDRKADNYVRDQGAGGLGITLDQFSQGTPFTNSGFFDGRADIPTSWVLADPRSMDRDAVRSLYRAGAAGAGGLLLSDQLTFGHVFGIGEINTAAYIMADGEIELFGRPLQVQAGVRYVAIDTDYDYFDRGNGFARTTVSTGSSKWLPSFTARYGITDNLRIRFNYGETLRRPAFGDLNPNVSLTGDLSRIGFGSGSAGNANLSATHSKNIDVAVEWYFERNSAIYATAFRREISGLVVPLTAREIIPNNYLPRNETYTEIFNITRPVNASDGVLKGVELGLTYFPTYLPGPLNGLGFTGSATILDSEQTIPVVDTNGAITGSTKSAFFGVSKLSYNATLAYDSGPIGARLSYVWRKGFLQSNEGRSFANPIGFWRAPEKSLDLQLTLNVNKDIGITFDAVNLTKAKQQNYYKFGDVGNPQQFNSSTLLIDRTFAVGVRFKFD from the coding sequence ATGGCGCTCAAGCCATTCGCGTTCTGCACTGCATCGGTTTTCGCTCTGGCTCTGTCGGGCATCGCCCATGCGCAGGAAGCTGCGCCGCAGGACGCCGTCGGAGACGGCTCCGCATCGGCAGAAGACATCATCGTCACCGGTGTTCGCGCCTCGATCGTGGGCGCAATCAACGCCCGCAAGAACAACGTCCAGATCGTCGACTCGATCGTCGCCGAAGACGTGGGCAAGCTGCCTGACAACAACGTGGTCGAGGCGCTGCAGCGCGTTACCGGCATTCAGGTCACCGACCGCGCAGGCGGCGAAGCTGCGACGATCACGATCCGCGGCCTGACCGATCCGCTCACCACCCTGAACGGGCGCAACATCTTCACGGCGGCGGGCACTTCGTTCGCGCTGCAGGATATTTCGGCGAACCTCGTCAAGAAGATCGACGTCTACAAGACGCGCTCTGCCGACCAGATCGAGACCGGCCTTGCTGGCCAGATCGACGTGCAGACCCGCCGCCCGCTCGACTTCGACGGCTTCACGATTTCGGGCCTAGTGCGCGGTGTCTATTCCGAACTGGCCGACAAGGCGAACCCCAACGGCGCGCTGCTGGTCAGCGATCGCTGGGAAACCGGCATCGGCGACATCGGCTTCCTGGTGAATGCCAGCTACACCAAGGCCCAGTTCCGCAACCAGAACCTGCAGGCCGGCGCCATGGTGCCGTTCGCCACTGCCACTCCCCCGGCCGGAAGCGGGCTGACCCCGCTGCAGCGCATCTTCCCGGGCGACCGCAACCAGAACTGGACGCCGGGTCTCGATGCCGGCCTGCCTATCGCGCCCGGTTCCACGCTGAACATCAACGGCGTCGATACGCCGTACTACCTGTCGCGCGATGCGGTGATCGCCTCGGATCTTTATGGCGAGCGTAAGCGCCGCGCCGTGAATGCTGCACTGCAGTGGGCGCCGAATGACCGCTCGGTCTACACGGCAGAGGTCTTCTACACCGGCTTCCGCGGCAAGACCTTCAACAGCCTGAACTTCAGCTTTGTCGACTGGTGGGGCAACCTCGGTGACAACCCGGGTTCCACCTTTGAGCTGTATGACGGCACCAACATCATCAAGTCGCGTCAGGTCGGCGCCGTCGCCGGCTTCAACAGCGGCGACACCGCCACCAACAAGACCGACAGCTACGTCTACGCTTTCAACGCCAAGTGGGACGTGGGTGATCGCGGCAAGATCACAGCCGACGTCGCCTATCAGGACAGCAAGAACGAGACCTCGTTCTTCGCCATCCGCACCGATCGCGACCCGCTCGACATCAACGTCGATTTCAACGCCGGTGGCGGCCTGCCTTCCTACAGCTTCGGCAACCAGGGCGTCCTGACCGACGCTTCGGCATGGACCGTAGGCAACCTGTTCGACAGCGGCACCAAGAACACCGGCAGCGCGCTGACCGTGATGCTCGACGGCGAGCATGAGTGGGACGAAGGCTTCCTGCGCCGCATCAAGGCGGGCTTCCGCTACGACGACCGCAAGGCCGACAACTACGTGCGCGATCAGGGCGCAGGCGGTCTGGGCATCACCCTCGACCAGTTCAGCCAGGGCACTCCGTTCACCAACAGCGGCTTCTTCGATGGCCGTGCGGATATCCCGACCAGCTGGGTGCTGGCCGATCCGCGCAGCATGGACAGGGACGCGGTTCGCAGTCTGTACCGTGCGGGCGCTGCGGGTGCTGGCGGCCTGCTGCTGTCCGACCAGCTGACCTTTGGCCACGTTTTCGGCATCGGTGAAATCAACACCGCCGCCTACATCATGGCCGATGGCGAGATCGAACTGTTCGGACGGCCCCTGCAGGTGCAGGCAGGCGTGCGCTACGTGGCGATCGATACTGACTACGACTACTTCGATCGCGGCAATGGCTTTGCCCGCACCACCGTCTCGACCGGCTCGTCCAAGTGGCTGCCTTCGTTCACCGCGCGTTACGGTATCACCGACAACCTGCGCATTCGCTTCAACTACGGCGAGACGCTGCGCCGTCCGGCCTTCGGCGATCTGAACCCGAACGTCTCACTTACGGGCGATCTGTCGCGCATCGGTTTCGGTTCGGGCAGCGCGGGCAACGCCAACCTCAGCGCCACGCATTCGAAGAACATCGACGTTGCAGTTGAATGGTACTTCGAGCGCAACAGCGCGATCTACGCGACGGCCTTCCGCCGCGAGATCAGCGGTCTGGTCGTGCCGCTCACCGCACGGGAGATCATCCCGAACAACTATCTGCCGCGCAACGAGACCTATACCGAAATCTTCAACATCACCCGTCCGGTAAACGCTTCGGACGGCGTGCTGAAGGGTGTGGAACTGGGCCTGACCTACTTCCCGACGTATCTGCCCGGGCCGCTCAACGGTCTTGGCTTCACCGGCAGCGCGACGATCCTCGACTCCGAGCAGACCATTCCGGTCGTGGATACAAACGGCGCGATCACCGGCTCCACCAAGTCGGCGTTCTTCGGCGTGTCGAAGCTCTCGTACAATGCCACGCTTGCCTACGACAGCGGCCCGATCGGCGCCCGTTTGTCCTACGTGTGGCGCAAGGGCTTCCTCCAGAGCAACGAGGGCCGCTCCTTCGCGAACCCGATCGGCTTCTGGCGCGCGCCTGAAAAGAGCCTCGACCTGCAGCTGACGCTGAACGTCAACAAGGACATCGGCATCACCTTCGACGCGGTGAACCTCACCAAGGCGAAGCAGCAGAACTACTACAAGTTCGGCGATGTCGGTAACCCGCAGCAGTTCAACTCCAGCACGCTGCTGATCGACCGCACCTTCGCGGTGGGTGTACGCTTCAAGTTCGACTGA
- a CDS encoding family 43 glycosylhydrolase, translated as MTMLLSRRAFAAATSLLPLACTAPGKTALSTPAAPSAPVPSNPLVRRRADTQIFLHTDGWYYLMGSVPEYDRLALRRAKTLAGLATAEERVLWRHEASGPMSGFLWAPELHFVDGRWIVYFAAGPSGGGEDVFRIRTFAVVCDGPDPMTGNWSVLGQFKAPWDSFNLDSTIFTHRGVRYFSWAQREAGIDTNSNVYIAPMKDALTLAAAPARLTVPTLDWEVRGYKVNEGSAFIVHDGRLFMTYSASATDARYCMGLLTIDENANLMDPRAWTKSQEPVFVTCRETSVYGPGHNSFTVDEKGNPILVYHGRDYEAIEGDPLYNPDRHTRIQRLYFDAAGNPDFGVPVGNGPLPERFAPAVRRGANLAHEGDRLTVGNAPIAQTQFRSLPAADGTVQLSPILKRDHVLVAAADGSVTLASAAATGAAPGADRFRREEGKGGSVRFVSQAYAGKALAHSSDNVRLASATDAASAWLPG; from the coding sequence ATGACGATGCTTCTTTCGCGCCGCGCTTTTGCCGCCGCCACCTCGCTGCTTCCGCTCGCCTGCACGGCCCCCGGCAAGACCGCTTTGAGCACCCCGGCGGCCCCATCGGCCCCCGTACCCAGCAACCCGCTGGTGCGTCGGCGCGCCGACACGCAGATTTTCCTGCACACCGATGGCTGGTACTATCTGATGGGCTCCGTGCCCGAGTATGACCGCCTTGCCCTGCGCCGCGCAAAGACGCTGGCCGGCCTTGCCACCGCCGAGGAGCGGGTGCTGTGGCGCCATGAAGCAAGCGGTCCGATGTCGGGCTTCCTCTGGGCGCCCGAGCTGCATTTCGTCGATGGCCGCTGGATCGTCTATTTCGCAGCCGGCCCCAGCGGCGGCGGCGAGGACGTGTTCCGCATCCGCACTTTCGCCGTGGTCTGCGACGGACCTGATCCGATGACCGGCAACTGGTCCGTGCTCGGGCAGTTCAAGGCGCCGTGGGACAGCTTCAACCTCGACTCCACGATCTTCACTCACCGCGGCGTGCGCTACTTCTCGTGGGCGCAGCGCGAAGCAGGGATCGACACCAATTCCAACGTCTACATCGCGCCCATGAAGGATGCGCTGACCCTGGCGGCCGCGCCCGCGCGCCTGACGGTGCCGACGCTGGACTGGGAAGTGCGCGGGTACAAGGTCAACGAAGGGTCCGCCTTCATCGTCCACGATGGCCGGCTGTTCATGACCTACTCGGCGAGCGCCACCGATGCGCGGTACTGCATGGGCCTGCTGACCATCGACGAGAACGCAAACCTGATGGACCCGCGCGCCTGGACCAAATCGCAGGAGCCGGTCTTCGTCACATGTCGCGAAACTTCGGTTTACGGGCCGGGTCACAACAGCTTTACCGTCGACGAAAAGGGCAATCCCATCCTCGTCTACCACGGACGCGATTACGAGGCGATCGAAGGCGACCCGCTCTACAACCCGGATCGCCACACTCGCATCCAGCGCCTCTACTTCGACGCGGCGGGCAATCCCGACTTTGGCGTGCCAGTGGGCAACGGCCCGCTGCCCGAGCGTTTTGCACCGGCCGTCCGGCGCGGCGCCAACCTTGCGCATGAGGGAGATCGCCTGACCGTTGGCAATGCGCCCATCGCACAGACCCAGTTCCGCTCGCTGCCCGCTGCGGACGGAACGGTACAGCTATCCCCAATCCTGAAGCGCGATCATGTCCTCGTCGCCGCTGCCGACGGTTCGGTGACGCTTGCGTCTGCCGCTGCAACCGGCGCCGCACCAGGCGCCGATCGCTTCCGCCGTGAAGAAGGCAAGGGCGGCTCTGTCCGTTTCGTATCGCAGGCCTATGCGGGCAAGGCGCTTGCCCATTCCTCAGACAACGTGCGACTCGCAAGCGCTACCGATGCCGCCAGCGCATGGCTGCCGGGTTGA